From a single Nicotiana tomentosiformis chromosome 2, ASM39032v3, whole genome shotgun sequence genomic region:
- the LOC104105890 gene encoding mitochondrial import receptor subunit TOM9-2: MSSKKGGLSLPDRAGAGAGDGILSRVSSSISQSPIVYQGKRAASDAALIAKKLLKSTGKAAWIAGTTFLILVVPLIIEMDRDAQLTELELQQASLLGTPPPPSAAGGPK; the protein is encoded by the coding sequence ATGTCTTCCAAAAAAGGCGGACTATCACTACCCGACCGCGCCGGCGCCGGTGCCGGCGACGGAATCCTCTCTAGGGTTTCATCATCCATATCTCAATCTCCGATCGTGTACCAAGGCAAGCGAGCCGCATCCGACGCCGCCTTAATCGCCAAAAAGCTTCTCAAGAGCACCGGAAAAGCCGCGTGGATCGCCGGAACCACTTTTCTGATACTCGTAGTTCCGCTCATTATCGAGATGGATCGCGATGCGCAGCTCACTGAGCTCGAGCTGCAACAAGCTAGCTTGTTGGGTACACCTCCTCCGCCTTCTGCTGCTGGAGGTCCAAAGTGA